The Granulicella sp. 5B5 nucleotide sequence TCTGCTGCGGCCAGAGGATATAGGCAAAGCAGCCAAGGGTCAGTAGAGCGGGAGGCAAAATCGTCTGGAGATCCATCGATCGGAGTTCCTCGGGAACAACTGGTCTTGAATAGGCGTAGCCGTGATCCGGTGAAGATTTGGGAAGCGCCTGGGGCGCAAACCGCGTCCAACGGACAAGGCTGTCAAACCGCCCCTATGATTGTAGCGAGGTTTGTTCCATATTTCACATACCTCTTCAGGGGCAGGGCGTTTTCTGCATAGACTGGTTTCGATTCAAGGGCGAGAACGAGGGAGGTTCGATTGCTGCGGTCCGTTCGGGTTGGCTGGGTAAGTGATTGGAAAGGCTTGGTTTGCACGGTACTGGTGGCGCTGCTGGTAGGCGTTCCGGTGGCTGCCGAGGCGCAGGCGAACCAGCATACGGTGCCGCTCAATCTCGATCCCGAGGTCCGCCAGGGCTTCGACCACTTCTACAACCTGGACTACGACGGGGCCTACCGCATCTTTACCGACGTCGCGCAGAAGCACCCCAACGACCCGATGGCGTGGAACTACATCCTGTTCACGGTCATCTTCCGCGAGCTCTATCACCAGGATCTGCTGGACACCACCTACTATGCGCACAACAGCTTTCTGGCGACTAAGCGCGATGTGAATGTGCTGCCGGCGACGCGGCAGGAGATCGAGAGCCTGACGAACAAGGTCGTCGGCATGACGGACGCGGTGCTCAGCAAAAACCCGAACGACAAGAACGCACTGTTTGAGCGTGGCTACGCGAAGGGGATGCACGGCGCGTTCGTTGTGCTGGCAGACCATGCCTACGCGATGGGGGCGCGGCAGGGCTACGCGGCGCGCAACGACAGCGAGGCGGTGCTGAAGCTCGACCCGCAGTACGCGGACGCTTACATGGCGGTGGGCATCCAGCAGTTTGCGGTGGCGAGCCTGCCGACGTGGGTGCGGCTGATTGTGGGGATTATGGGCGTGGGCGGCAACCGCGAGAAGGGGCTGCAGATGTTGCGCTACTCGGCTGCGCATGGCGTGGTGACGAGTGTGGAGTCTCGCACGGCGCTGGGGCTGTTTCTGCGCCACGACGGCCGCTACGCCGAGGCGCTGGTGGTGGAGCGCGCGCTGGCGAAGGACTTTCCGCATGACTATCTGTTTCAGCTGGAGGTCGCGAACCTGACCAAGGACGAGGGCCAGGGGCTGCAGGCGATCGCGCTGTACAAGCAGGTGATTGCGGACGCGGAGAAGCCCGGCTACTTTGTGGACGTGCGGCTGCAGATGGCGTGGTTCGGGCTGGCGGACACGGAGCGCGGTTACAACATCCTGAAGGATGCGGCTTATGGCTACGAGCAGGCCGCCACGCAGCCCAACTGCAGCGACTGGCTGCGCAAGCGGGCGTGGCTCGCAGCCGGGCAGACGGAGGACCTGCTGCACGACCGCCAGAAGGCAATCGCGGACTACAGGCAGGTGCTAAAGCCCGGTGGCGACCAGACGCAGGCGGGGGCTGCGCGGGGGTATATCGAGAAGCCGTACACAGGCAAGTGAAACGGCTCGACAGG carries:
- a CDS encoding TTC39/IML2 family protein, which codes for MVCTVLVALLVGVPVAAEAQANQHTVPLNLDPEVRQGFDHFYNLDYDGAYRIFTDVAQKHPNDPMAWNYILFTVIFRELYHQDLLDTTYYAHNSFLATKRDVNVLPATRQEIESLTNKVVGMTDAVLSKNPNDKNALFERGYAKGMHGAFVVLADHAYAMGARQGYAARNDSEAVLKLDPQYADAYMAVGIQQFAVASLPTWVRLIVGIMGVGGNREKGLQMLRYSAAHGVVTSVESRTALGLFLRHDGRYAEALVVERALAKDFPHDYLFQLEVANLTKDEGQGLQAIALYKQVIADAEKPGYFVDVRLQMAWFGLADTERGYNILKDAAYGYEQAATQPNCSDWLRKRAWLAAGQTEDLLHDRQKAIADYRQVLKPGGDQTQAGAARGYIEKPYTGK